Proteins encoded within one genomic window of Methanothrix harundinacea 6Ac:
- a CDS encoding AAA family ATPase, which produces MRLNSLSMKNFKKYRGAVRVEFQDGLTGILGGNGSGKSTIVEAIAWALYGSRASTVRRDFIKNSRASERDDLEVTLSLQHDGKEMTVLRAMRGKGMAPEARLRIDGELVASGTREVDARLSEILQISFADFMKTFYARQKDLDNLIRDRGSEKREYLLTLLGLDEVRDGALEEIRADLREAEGEVGRVEGALGEIGDVDLLLEEGERAVASAREELLEAKGREEEIATALEGRRQKLEGEAERRRARDALVGEVARLRADLASKEEAIASDDRRLSEIEEGRWRLFELEPKLTRLRELRLRLEGMEAKRPRHQALLGRRAQVGADLEGRGRLLSDSEARLARLRDESREHEAIRPQEEEYRRLLSELEGMEAKRDRFQELASLAGRERARKEAAEENLARVEEEIRGLSAAKLRIAEITPSLEIFRTLQEMVRRQEREGEKDRLLSGLRMRDQAVRSRIERLRAEVERIEGEVTRLGDLEEREADLVKKGEVIGRLLAGAEEELVGLKFGLEVARRELREAEAQRSRIEALGEESLCPTCERPLAEQRPFLQEKYRAAASGAKERISTLEGLKGDLLARVEEGRRSMERTRRELSRIAELKAERGGLLAERRSLLAQGQELSREAEEIEAEIGSIGPVDYDPDRLSLLEAEVSSLLPLVQEEQQLSVRIEALPKKRSEEEVAREALATSIARVASLAEEMEVLGYSEEERLRARERIGSLREVHRRFSALAERIREIPAVEAAADGLRSEVRRLRDELKGVDGEMEALGFDPAEYEGLIGEARSLAGAETAANEIRLALAAEGEVSRHRGEAAAAASRLRGEVARAEEGIVALAFSEEAYREARSSLEEASRWLEAARKEASAGMVRLGLAEGNLERLRGEAARRRELEARAAALRRRVQVVETTRVLVNRFLDAILVRMRREIAESAGRILQEVTGKYGRISIDEEFNILVEDEGEFYPISRYSGGEIDMIAVSVRIAISERLMRFSSNGPGYSFLILDEVFGSQDVEHRESMINMLRSLDDRFPQIFAISHIGEVQGQFDNSILVVEDEDGSSRIEVEMR; this is translated from the coding sequence ATGCGCCTCAATAGCCTGTCGATGAAGAACTTCAAGAAGTATCGGGGGGCGGTGAGGGTCGAGTTCCAGGATGGCCTCACCGGCATCCTCGGCGGCAACGGCTCGGGGAAGAGCACCATCGTCGAGGCGATAGCCTGGGCCCTCTACGGGAGCAGGGCCTCGACGGTGAGGCGCGACTTCATCAAGAACTCCCGGGCCTCCGAGCGGGACGATCTGGAGGTGACCCTCTCCCTCCAGCACGACGGCAAGGAGATGACGGTCCTGCGGGCGATGAGGGGGAAGGGGATGGCGCCGGAGGCGAGGCTCAGAATCGATGGCGAGCTCGTCGCCTCCGGGACCCGGGAGGTGGACGCCCGCCTCTCCGAGATCCTCCAGATAAGCTTTGCGGACTTCATGAAGACCTTCTACGCCCGGCAGAAGGACCTGGACAACCTGATAAGAGACCGGGGGTCGGAGAAGCGGGAGTACCTCCTCACCCTCCTGGGGCTCGACGAGGTCCGGGACGGGGCCCTCGAGGAGATCCGAGCCGACCTGAGGGAGGCGGAGGGAGAGGTCGGCCGGGTCGAGGGCGCCCTCGGGGAGATCGGGGACGTCGACCTTCTCCTCGAGGAGGGGGAGAGGGCCGTCGCCTCGGCGAGGGAGGAGCTTCTGGAGGCGAAGGGGCGGGAGGAGGAGATCGCCACCGCCCTCGAGGGGCGCCGCCAGAAGCTGGAGGGGGAGGCGGAGCGGAGGCGGGCCCGCGACGCCCTCGTCGGGGAGGTGGCGCGGCTCCGGGCCGACCTGGCCTCAAAGGAGGAGGCGATCGCCTCGGACGATAGGCGGCTCTCCGAGATCGAGGAGGGGAGGTGGAGGCTCTTCGAGCTGGAGCCGAAGCTCACGCGCCTCCGGGAGCTCCGGCTCCGCCTGGAGGGGATGGAGGCGAAGAGGCCGCGCCACCAGGCCCTCCTCGGAAGGAGGGCTCAGGTCGGGGCGGACCTGGAGGGGCGGGGCCGTCTCCTCTCGGATTCCGAGGCGAGGCTCGCGAGGCTCCGGGATGAGAGCCGGGAGCATGAGGCGATCCGGCCCCAGGAGGAGGAGTACCGCCGCCTCCTCTCGGAGCTGGAGGGGATGGAGGCGAAGAGGGACCGCTTCCAGGAGCTGGCATCCCTCGCCGGGCGGGAGAGGGCCCGGAAGGAGGCGGCGGAGGAGAACCTCGCCAGGGTCGAGGAGGAGATCCGGGGCTTATCGGCGGCGAAGCTCCGGATCGCCGAGATCACCCCGTCCCTGGAGATCTTCAGGACCCTCCAGGAGATGGTCCGCCGGCAGGAGAGGGAGGGGGAGAAGGACCGGCTCCTCTCCGGCCTCCGGATGAGGGACCAAGCCGTCCGGTCTCGGATAGAACGGCTGAGGGCGGAGGTGGAAAGGATCGAGGGGGAGGTCACACGCCTCGGGGACCTGGAGGAGAGGGAGGCGGACCTCGTCAAGAAGGGGGAGGTGATCGGCCGCCTTCTGGCCGGGGCAGAGGAGGAGCTCGTCGGCCTCAAGTTCGGCCTGGAGGTGGCGAGGCGGGAGCTCCGGGAGGCGGAGGCTCAGAGGTCCAGGATCGAGGCCCTGGGGGAGGAGAGCCTCTGCCCCACCTGCGAGAGGCCCCTCGCGGAGCAGAGGCCCTTCCTCCAGGAGAAGTACAGGGCCGCCGCCTCCGGGGCAAAAGAGAGGATCTCCACCCTCGAAGGTCTGAAGGGCGACCTCCTCGCCAGGGTCGAGGAGGGGAGGCGGTCGATGGAGAGGACCCGAAGGGAGCTCTCCCGGATCGCAGAATTGAAGGCGGAACGGGGAGGGCTTCTCGCCGAGAGGCGGTCCCTCCTCGCCCAGGGGCAGGAGCTCTCCCGGGAGGCGGAGGAGATCGAGGCGGAGATCGGCTCCATCGGCCCCGTCGACTACGATCCAGATCGGCTCTCGCTCCTGGAGGCCGAGGTCTCCTCCCTCCTCCCCCTCGTCCAGGAGGAGCAGCAGCTCTCGGTCCGGATCGAGGCCCTCCCGAAGAAGAGGAGCGAGGAGGAGGTGGCGAGGGAGGCCCTCGCCACGTCCATCGCCAGGGTCGCCTCCCTGGCCGAGGAGATGGAAGTCCTCGGCTACTCCGAGGAGGAGAGGCTCCGGGCCCGGGAGAGGATCGGGTCCCTGAGGGAGGTCCACCGGAGGTTCTCGGCCCTGGCGGAGCGGATCCGGGAGATCCCGGCGGTCGAGGCGGCGGCGGACGGCCTGAGGTCCGAGGTGCGGCGGCTCCGAGACGAGCTGAAGGGGGTCGACGGGGAGATGGAGGCCCTCGGCTTCGATCCCGCCGAGTACGAGGGGCTCATTGGGGAGGCGAGGTCCCTCGCGGGGGCCGAGACGGCGGCAAACGAGATCAGGCTCGCCCTGGCGGCGGAGGGGGAGGTGAGCCGCCACCGGGGAGAGGCGGCGGCGGCGGCTTCGAGGCTCAGGGGAGAGGTCGCCCGGGCGGAGGAGGGGATCGTCGCCCTCGCCTTCTCCGAGGAGGCGTACCGGGAGGCGAGGTCATCCCTGGAGGAGGCCTCCCGCTGGCTGGAGGCGGCCCGGAAGGAGGCGTCGGCCGGGATGGTCCGCCTCGGCCTCGCCGAGGGGAACCTCGAAAGGCTCAGGGGCGAGGCTGCCAGGAGGAGGGAGCTGGAGGCGAGGGCGGCCGCCTTGAGGAGGCGGGTCCAGGTCGTCGAGACGACGAGGGTTCTTGTCAACCGGTTTTTGGACGCGATCCTGGTGAGGATGAGGAGGGAGATCGCCGAGAGCGCCGGCAGGATCCTCCAGGAGGTGACGGGAAAGTACGGCAGGATCAGCATCGACGAGGAGTTCAACATCCTCGTCGAGGACGAGGGGGAGTTCTACCCCATATCCCGCTACTCCGGCGGCGAGATCGACATGATCGCCGTCTCCGTCCGGATAGCCATCAGCGAGCGGCTGATGAGGTTCTCATCAAACGGCCCCGGCTACTCCTTCCTCATCCTCGACGAGGTCTTCGGAAGCCAGGACGTGGAGCACCGGGAGAGCATGATCAACATGCTCAGGAGCCTCGACGACCGCTTCCCCCAGATCTTCGCCATCAGCCACATCGGCGAGGTCCAGGGCCAGTTCGACAACTCGATCCTCGTCGTCGAGGATGAGGACGGGTCGAGCAGGATCGAGGTGGAGATGAGGTGA
- a CDS encoding geranylgeranyl reductase family protein codes for MERYDVAVIGAGPAGSMAAKKAAEAGARVVIFEEHSRAGWPVQCAGLLGVRAMEEAELAVGHRAIRPVRGSKVVSPGGVQLTFRAPETKAWVVDRRIFDRALLAEAARSGADVMIASPVTGLLRGGGRSVLKVGRSSDQRKVEARVVVSAEGVGARIARRAGIGPPREVLSSAQVEVPFQVEDPEMVEVFLGRDVAPGFFAWAIPAPEGLARVGLSCRNNACPYLKRLLKSPPIRSRIRGGPLHLVVGGLPLGPPASTVADGFIAVGDAAGQVKPTSGGGIYPGLVSAKIAGEVAAAAAREGDSSAARLCEYERRWRAALGRELRLGMIVHKMRAEMTDEELDDLLRLLADRGDLIKVIEEEGDLDRPSRAIKKVAPRMGLSGLRIARKALGLWLEGGL; via the coding sequence ATGGAGCGGTACGACGTCGCCGTCATCGGAGCCGGCCCCGCCGGATCGATGGCGGCAAAGAAGGCGGCCGAGGCTGGCGCCAGAGTCGTCATCTTTGAGGAGCACTCCCGGGCGGGCTGGCCGGTCCAGTGCGCGGGGCTCCTCGGGGTGCGGGCGATGGAAGAGGCGGAGCTGGCCGTCGGCCACCGCGCCATCAGGCCCGTCCGGGGGTCGAAGGTCGTATCCCCCGGGGGCGTTCAGCTCACCTTCCGGGCCCCCGAGACGAAGGCCTGGGTCGTCGACCGCAGAATCTTCGACCGGGCGCTCCTGGCGGAGGCGGCGAGATCCGGGGCCGATGTGATGATCGCCTCCCCTGTGACGGGCCTTCTTAGGGGCGGCGGACGAAGCGTCCTCAAAGTCGGCCGCAGCTCTGACCAGAGGAAGGTCGAGGCGAGGGTCGTCGTATCCGCCGAGGGGGTGGGGGCCCGGATCGCGAGGCGGGCGGGGATCGGGCCGCCCCGGGAGGTCCTCTCCTCCGCCCAGGTGGAGGTCCCATTCCAGGTCGAGGACCCGGAGATGGTGGAGGTCTTCCTCGGACGGGACGTCGCACCGGGCTTCTTCGCCTGGGCGATCCCCGCCCCGGAGGGGTTAGCGAGAGTGGGGCTCTCCTGCCGAAATAACGCCTGCCCATATCTGAAACGCCTCCTGAAAAGTCCCCCCATCCGTTCCAGAATCCGAGGAGGCCCCCTCCACCTCGTCGTGGGGGGGCTCCCCCTGGGGCCCCCCGCCTCCACGGTGGCCGATGGCTTCATCGCCGTCGGCGACGCCGCGGGGCAGGTGAAGCCCACCAGCGGCGGCGGGATCTATCCGGGGCTCGTCTCTGCCAAGATCGCCGGGGAGGTGGCCGCCGCCGCGGCCCGCGAGGGGGACTCTTCCGCCGCGAGGCTCTGCGAGTACGAGAGGCGGTGGCGGGCGGCGTTGGGGAGAGAACTCCGCCTCGGGATGATCGTCCACAAAATGAGGGCAGAGATGACCGATGAGGAGCTGGACGATCTCCTCCGCCTTTTGGCGGATCGAGGGGATCTGATAAAGGTGATCGAGGAGGAGGGGGACCTCGACCGGCCGAGCCGGGCGATAAAAAAGGTGGCGCCGCGGATGGGGCTATCGGGCCTTCGGATCGCCCGAAAGGCCCTGGGGCTCTGGCTGGAGGGGGGGCTATAG
- the ala gene encoding alanine dehydrogenase, whose product MEILWLSEEDVKSSLTMAEAISAVEEAFREHGLGSAQMPPKSYLHYTKYQGDLRTMPAYLEGMDATGVKVVNVHPENPARGIPTVMALVVLHSPKTGAPIAVMGGTHLTEMRTGAAGAVAARYLAREGSRRVGLLGAGAQARTQLLGLAETFEIETVLVADISIERSRSLAGWAERFLAAEYVISSDIRDVCDADILVTTTPSRRPLVREEWISRGTHINAIGADAAGKEELDPAILKRSKVVVDDIVQASHSGEVNVPLAEGLLAPGEIYATIGEVVAGKVPGRVREEEVTVFDSTGLAIQDVATAMGVYSRALARGLGTKLPFL is encoded by the coding sequence TTGGAGATCTTGTGGCTATCTGAGGAAGATGTGAAGTCGTCGCTGACGATGGCGGAGGCGATTTCCGCGGTGGAGGAGGCATTCCGAGAGCACGGCCTGGGATCGGCCCAGATGCCGCCCAAGTCCTACCTCCACTACACCAAGTACCAGGGCGACCTCAGGACGATGCCCGCGTACCTGGAGGGGATGGACGCCACCGGCGTCAAGGTGGTGAACGTCCATCCGGAGAACCCCGCCAGAGGCATACCCACGGTGATGGCGTTGGTCGTCCTCCACTCCCCGAAGACCGGAGCTCCCATCGCCGTCATGGGAGGAACCCACCTCACCGAGATGAGGACGGGGGCGGCGGGGGCCGTCGCCGCGAGATACCTCGCAAGGGAGGGGTCCCGGAGGGTGGGGCTCCTCGGCGCCGGAGCCCAGGCGAGGACCCAGCTCTTGGGGCTCGCGGAGACCTTCGAGATAGAGACGGTCCTCGTCGCCGACATATCTATCGAGAGGTCCAGGTCCCTGGCAGGCTGGGCGGAGAGGTTCCTGGCGGCCGAGTACGTCATCTCCTCGGATATCAGGGACGTCTGCGACGCCGATATCCTCGTCACCACCACCCCATCGCGGAGGCCCCTGGTGAGGGAGGAGTGGATCTCCCGCGGGACCCACATCAACGCCATCGGCGCCGACGCCGCCGGAAAAGAGGAGCTGGACCCCGCGATCCTCAAGAGGTCGAAGGTGGTCGTCGACGACATCGTCCAAGCCTCCCACTCCGGGGAGGTGAACGTCCCCCTGGCGGAGGGGCTCCTCGCCCCCGGGGAGATATACGCCACCATCGGCGAGGTGGTGGCGGGGAAGGTCCCGGGCCGGGTTAGGGAGGAGGAGGTGACGGTCTTCGACTCTACGGGGCTTGCCATCCAGGACGTGGCGACGGCCATGGGGGTCTATAGCAGGGCCCTGGCGAGGGGCCTTGGGACGAAGCTCCCGTTCCTGTAG
- a CDS encoding DUF1638 domain-containing protein — protein MYAIIACGVFKDEIEEIADDLGFPARIRYLEAGLHVDFDGLAEALKRELEDCRGFDGIVVAFGECHPRIAEILAPYNAVLLRCQNCIDALITRKKVEEIAKRGLYFYLSPGWVKGWRDMFERMSWSREEARFQLAPFKGAIFLDTLGNAQDYEEGLIEFLDFTLCPYEKMPVDLAHFRALILEAKERCDLGRGA, from the coding sequence ATGTACGCAATCATCGCCTGCGGCGTCTTCAAGGATGAGATCGAGGAGATAGCCGACGACCTCGGCTTCCCCGCGAGGATCCGGTACCTGGAGGCGGGGCTCCACGTCGACTTCGACGGCCTCGCCGAGGCCCTGAAGAGGGAGCTGGAGGATTGCCGAGGCTTCGATGGGATCGTCGTCGCCTTCGGCGAGTGCCACCCTAGGATCGCCGAGATCCTGGCCCCCTACAACGCCGTCCTCCTGCGGTGCCAGAACTGCATCGACGCCCTGATCACCAGAAAGAAGGTCGAGGAGATCGCAAAAAGGGGGCTTTACTTTTACCTATCGCCGGGGTGGGTCAAGGGCTGGAGGGATATGTTCGAGCGGATGAGCTGGAGCCGGGAGGAGGCTCGCTTCCAGCTCGCCCCCTTCAAGGGGGCGATATTCCTCGATACCCTCGGCAACGCTCAGGATTACGAGGAAGGGCTGATAGAATTTCTCGATTTCACCCTCTGCCCCTACGAGAAGATGCCCGTGGACCTCGCGCACTTCAGGGCTCTGATCCTGGAGGCAAAAGAGAGGTGTGACCTTGGACGAGGAGCTTGA
- the trxA gene encoding thioredoxin translates to MANEPKVDYPNSPLKVTDGTVDEVIGRYPLVIVDCWAEWCGPCRMVGPVIDDLAKEMAGKVVFGKLNVDENMKTSTKYGIMAIPTLLVFKDGKLIDQMVGAYPKNTLSNKIQKYL, encoded by the coding sequence ATGGCAAACGAACCAAAGGTGGACTATCCCAACAGCCCCCTGAAGGTGACGGACGGGACCGTCGACGAAGTGATCGGCAGATATCCTCTCGTCATCGTGGACTGCTGGGCGGAGTGGTGCGGACCCTGCAGGATGGTCGGCCCGGTGATCGACGACCTAGCGAAGGAGATGGCCGGAAAGGTCGTCTTCGGGAAGCTGAACGTCGATGAGAACATGAAGACCTCCACCAAGTACGGGATCATGGCGATACCGACGTTGCTCGTATTCAAGGACGGAAAGCTCATCGACCAGATGGTGGGGGCCTACCCCAAGAACACCCTCTCAAACAAAATTCAGAAATATCTCTGA